In Mercurialis annua linkage group LG6, ddMerAnnu1.2, whole genome shotgun sequence, the following are encoded in one genomic region:
- the LOC126687766 gene encoding uncharacterized protein LOC126687766 translates to MATHGGSYFSASGLLEGNSITRPPLFNGPNYDYWKKRMKSFIQSQEIECWKSILNGVTPPTRFNVDGTEVRKDETEFNKADWRVVKTNAKAITMIHCALDISEYNRDRNCVTVKQVWEKLQVTYEGTDQVRETKINLLMRDYELLQMRSDEGISEFCSRFSDIINGLKSLGENFIDEQLMIKILRSLLEKWESKTTAIIEAKNLKNYSFDELMGSDEEIALMTKRSIEMYRKGDKRYRNNMKKFIKGKVDLEGSDGLCFGCNRPGHFKTDCPKLKRTSKSDKPKKGLAASSDYDDSDTGNEDKPEEKANLYLMAIETGANSSETNVDNYEADSSDNEKYVKLKAKTKNVISETKIKTSQADEIEKENKMQKDFEKMTEKLQRAETEVSFLKKELETSNNLRINLLKQNDAMQKKIDLLNKDLTKFTKGNENLNMILGNQRPYGDTRGIGFEGFSKPKKLEAFFKYDSTKFRTITKRAFTPFMSHATCFYCNIKGHISKFCKAKNGVSQTKLIWVVNGIKTENAIDPKGHKSVWVPKHV, encoded by the exons ATGGCTACTCATGGTGGATCTTACTTCAGTGCTTCTGGGCTACTAGAAGGCAACTCCATTACTAGACCTCCTTTGTTCAATGGGCCTAACTATGACTACTggaaaaaaagaatgaaaagttTCATTCAGTCTCAGGAAATTGAGTGCtggaaaagtattttaaatgGAGTTACTCCTCCAACCAGATTCAATGTTGATGGAACAGAAGTTAGAAAAGATGAAACTGAGTTCAATAAAGCTGATTGGAGAGTGGTAAAGACTAATGCCAAAGCAATCACTATGATTCACTGTGCTTTAGATATTAGTGAATATAATCGTGACAGAAACTGTGTCACTGTTAAGCAAGTCTGGGAAAAGCTTCAAGTGACCTATGAAGGAACTGACCAAGTAAGGGAAACCAAGATTAATCTGCTTATGCGTGATTATGAGCTATTACAGATGAGATCTGATGAAGGCATATCAGAGTTTTGCTCCAGATTCTCTGATATTATCAATGGACTCAAAAGTTTGGGAGAAAATTTCATTGATGAACAACTCATGATAAAGATTCTGAGATCTCTATTAGAAAAATGGGAAAGCAAAACTACTGCTATCATTGAagctaaaaatctaaaaaactATAGTTTTGATGAACTCATGGG CTCAGATGAAGAAATAGCTTTGATGACCAAGAGATCCATTGAAATGTATCGAAAAGGAGATAAACGGTACAGAAACAATATGAAGAAGTTCATCAAAGGAAAAGTTGATCTGGAGGGTTCTGATGGTTTATGCTTTGGCTGTAATAGGCCAGGACATTTTAAAACTGATTGTCCCAAACTAAAAAGAACTTCAAAGAGTGACAAACCAAAAAAAGGATTGGCAGCTTCGAGTGATTATGATGATTCAGATACTGGAAATGAGGATAAGCCAGAGGAAAAAGCAAATCTATATCTAATGGCGATTGAGACTGGAGCAAATAGCAGTGAAACTAATGTGGACAATTATGAAGCTGATTCATCGGACAATGAG AAGTATGTTAAACTTAAAGCTAAAACCAAAAATGTTATTTCTGAAACTAAAATCAAAACCTCTCAAGCTGATGAGATTGAAAAGGAAAACAAAATGCAGAAGGATTTTGAAAAGATGACTGAAAAGCTTCAAAGAGCTGAAACTGAAGTTTCATTCTTGAAAAAGGAATTAGAAACATCAAACAACCTCAGAATCAATCTTTTAAAACAGAATGATGCTATGCAAAAGAAGATTGATCTTCTTAATAAAGATCTCACAAAATTCACTAAGGGGAATGAAAATCTAAATATGATTTTGGGTAATCAGCGCCCATATGGTGATACTCGTGGTATTGGTTTTGAAGGTTTTTCTAAACCCAAGAAATTAGAAGCATTTTTCAAGTATGATTCTACAAAATTTAGAACAATAACTAAAAGAGCTTTTACTCCTTTTATGTCACATGCTACCTGTTTTTACTGCAATATCAAAGGacatatttcaaaattttgtaaAGCTAAAAATGGAGTCTCTCAAACTAAACTCATTTGGGTTGTCAATGGAATCAAAACTGAAAATGCTATTGACCCAAAAGGACACAAATCAGTTTGGGTACCTAAACATGTTTAA
- the LOC126685967 gene encoding protein NRT1/ PTR FAMILY 2.13-like gives MEVGDKKKKRSSYPLYCFTKCCQNPPIPEMEPQPNSVISTISQHKQPGGWKAMPYILGNETFERLGTFGLGANLMVYLMREYHMEQVTAANAINIWNGITNFAPLVGAFISDAYLGRFRTIVFASCAAFLGMATVTLTAWLPHLQPPKCNLQTQSADNCISATPHQLAVLFVGLGILSIGTGGIRPCSLPFGVDQFDKTTEQGIKGVNSYYNWYYTSFTVVIMIALTVVVYIQDSVSWALGFAIPTFLMLASIFLFLIGNKIYVHVKPQGSIFSGLAQVFVAAYNKRNLSIPEQQEIIDGVFYDPPEQDSLLSKLPITNQFRFLNKAAMIEKGDVNADGSCANEWRLSSIQQIEEVKCLLKIGPVWATGIVSFTAILQQGTFTASQATIMDRHIGHNFQIPPGSITVFSMLTVGLWLPFYDSILVPALRRITKHQGGITLLQRMGIGVLFSILSMVVAGVVERDRRAAAISSPGSPISVMWLVPQLALLGFCEAFNIIGHIEFYNKEFPDRMRSIANSLFFCSFGGASYLSTFVVSIVHKVTATRDHPDWLTKDLNAGRLDYFYFLLAGMGVINLFYFLYCANRYQYKSPTPMDHKSYGDVDVELSLSKTTPS, from the exons ATGGAGGTTGGagataaaaagaagaagagaagttCATATCCATTGTATTGCTTCACTAAATGCTGTCAAAATCCTCCAATTCCAGAAATGGAACCACAACCGAACAGTGTCATCAGTACCATATCTCAACATAAGCAGCCCGGAGGATGGAAAGCCATGCCTTATATCTTAG GAAATGAAACGTTTGAGAGGTTAGGTACATTTGGATTGGGAGCGAACTTGATGGTGTATTTGATGAGAGAATATCACATGGAGCAGGTGACTGCTGCAAACGCAATCAACATATGGAATGGGATTACCAATTTTGCACCTCTGGTTGGTGCCTTCATTTCAGATGCTTATCTTGGCAGGTTTCGGACTATTGTTTTTGCTTCCTGTGCTGCTTTTCTG GGAATGGCGACGGTGACATTAACAGCATGGTTGCCTCATCTCCAGCCTCCCAAGTGCAACCTACAAACCCAGTCTGCTGATAACTGTATAAGTGCGACGCCCCATCAATTGGCCGTTCTATTTGTAGGCTTAGGCATCTTATCTATCGGCACCGGCGGAATTAGGCCATGCAGCCTCCCTTTCGGTGTCGATCAGTTCGACAAAACTACAGAACAAGGCATCAAAGGAGTTAACAGCTACTACAATTGGTATTACACAAGTTTTACGGTCGTCATTATGATCGCTTTAACTGTTGTGGTGTATATTCAAGATTCTGTGAGCTGGGCCCTTGGCTTTGCCATCCCTACATTTCTCATGCTTGCTTCTATTTTTCTCTTCTTGATTggcaataaaatatatgttcaTGTCAAGCCACAAGGAAGCATTTTTTCTGGGCTTGCTCAAGTTTTTGTGGCTGCTTATAACAAGAGAAATCTCAGCATTCCTGAGCAGCAGGAAATTATTGATGGGGTTTTTTATGATCCTCCAGAACAGGATAGTCTACTCTCAAAGCTTCCTATTACCAACCAGTTCAG GTTCTTGAACAAGGCAGCTATGATTGAGAAAGGCGACGTAAACGCAGATGGTTCATGTGCGAATGAATGGAGGTTGAGCAGTATCCAACAGATTGAAGAAGTGAAATGTCTGCTCAAAATAGGACCCGTCTGGGCGACCGGAATTGTTAGCTTTACTGCCATACTCCAACAAGGAACATTTACAGCATCACAAGCAACAATAATGGACAGACACATAGGACACAATTTTCAGATTCCACCCGGTTCAATCACTGTTTTCTCAATGCTCACAGTAGGCCTGTGGCTTCCATTCTACGACAGCATATTAGTACCTGCGCTCCGAAGAATCACAAAGCATCAAGGCGGAATCACGCTTCTTCAGAGAATGGGAATCGGGGTTTTGTTCTCCATTCTTTCTATGGTTGTAGCCGGAGTGGTCGAAAGGGATAGAAGGGCTGCAGCCATTTCGAGCCCTGGTTCGCCCATATCAGTCATGTGGCTAGTTCCTCAGCTCGCCTTATTGGGATTCTGTGAGGCATTTAACATTATTGGGCATATAGAATTTTATAACAAGGAGTTTCCTGATCGCATGAGAAGTATAGCTAACTCTCTTTTCTTCTGCTCCTTTGGTGGTGCGAGCTATCTTAGCACTTTTGTGGTTTCTATTGTGCACAAAGTTACTGCAACTCGCGATCACCCGGATTGGCTGACGAAAGATTTAAATGCTGGTAGATTAGATTATTTTTACTTTCTACTAGCGGGAATGGGGGTGATCAACCTGTTTTATTTTCTCTACTGTGCGAACCGGTATCAATACAAGTCTCCCACACCCATGGATCATAAATCCTATGGAGATGTAGATGTAGAGCTAAGCTTGAGCAAAACAACTCCAAGCTAA